One region of Chryseobacterium sp. C-71 genomic DNA includes:
- a CDS encoding gliding motility lipoprotein GldH, with amino-acid sequence MHRVLGVIMLIFLVGCSTSGEDVIMNPIDNKWSKKAEQKFKLEITDPQNPKNIIFVVRNNNDYPYSNIRFIVNFKNPKSKIAEVDTLNYILAKPNGEWLGTGFGETKETLFQYKTNYKFPEKGTYEIGVAQAMRNDALPGIEDLGIKVETAKP; translated from the coding sequence ATGCATAGAGTTTTAGGGGTTATAATGCTTATTTTTTTAGTAGGATGCAGCACTTCGGGTGAAGATGTCATCATGAATCCTATTGATAATAAATGGAGTAAAAAAGCCGAACAGAAATTTAAACTTGAAATTACGGATCCGCAAAATCCTAAAAATATTATATTTGTTGTAAGGAATAATAATGATTATCCTTACAGCAATATTAGATTTATTGTTAATTTTAAAAACCCAAAAAGCAAAATCGCAGAGGTTGACACGCTGAATTATATTTTGGCAAAACCAAACGGCGAGTGGCTGGGAACGGGATTTGGAGAAACAAAGGAAACTTTATTTCAGTACAAAACAAATTATAAATTCCCTGAAAAAGGAACATACGAAATTGGCGTTGCGCAGGCAATGCGAAACGATGCACTTCCGGGAATTGAAGACTTAGGTATAAAAGTAGAAACGGCTAAACCGTAA
- a CDS encoding penicillin-binding protein 1A: MEENKQNTGNRGKTFPLPPKKNAKSTAWKRWVKFIWVGFIAVVLGISGLFFAVSQGFLGEMPDVKELENPDIYVASQIFSADGVLLGKFEKEKTQPVTYQDLPPHLIYALQAKEDERFKEHSGIDLKSILRAVRFGGERGGGSTITQQLAKLLFTKEPSKNPVKRAIQKLKEWVVAVSLEKRYTKEEIITLYFNKFDFTYNANGIEMASKIYFNKSAKQLTLPEAAVFVSMLEAPIANNPLRNPDRAKRRRDVVLSQMLETGYVDQATYDKAIATPINTDYTPIKNINDNHSAYFKFYLKKEIDKYLEDYEKAKGKKLNLYKDGLKIYVTLDSKMQKYAEESIKEHLTDLQKRFDAEQRGRKNRPFYYLNDKQANAVMMQAVKRTGRYKQLARAGISEDSIMLEFQKPIKTSRFTWAGEEEVEMSPWDSIRYHKQIAQAGLMSMVPGTGEIKAWVGGIDWEHFQYDHIKQGKRQVGSTFKPFVYATAIMKLGLTPCSTISNAPYSHNGWNVGGGRGGMITLKDALAHSQNPVAARLIEMTGADAVIQTARDLGVTEEIPRNNTIALGSSDITIYEMLGAYSTFANYGNYNKPEMIWRIEDANNRVIKEINSEPKEVMNPNYAYTMIELMKGVAQYGTASGELSRRGISKDVEIAGKTGTTQNNSDGWFMGITPKLATGAWVGWEDRATHFWGTGEGQGAKMALPIWAIFMKKVWADKSLKISQEDKFVKPGEWKDGCSNLQGLSGGYGDDGGLQTIDQIKNPKQADPTPKNNSGKKEDNVNENLNTGEDIDFNK, encoded by the coding sequence ATGGAAGAAAACAAACAAAATACAGGAAACAGAGGAAAAACATTCCCGCTTCCTCCTAAAAAGAATGCTAAAAGTACTGCTTGGAAAAGGTGGGTCAAATTCATTTGGGTTGGCTTTATCGCAGTAGTTTTAGGAATTTCAGGACTTTTCTTTGCGGTATCCCAAGGTTTTCTTGGTGAAATGCCTGATGTAAAAGAACTTGAAAATCCAGACATCTATGTTGCGTCACAGATTTTTTCTGCAGACGGAGTGCTTTTAGGCAAATTTGAGAAAGAAAAAACTCAGCCCGTTACTTATCAGGATTTACCACCACATCTTATTTATGCGCTGCAAGCTAAAGAAGATGAGCGTTTTAAAGAACATTCAGGTATTGACTTGAAATCTATTTTAAGAGCTGTAAGATTTGGAGGTGAAAGAGGTGGAGGTTCTACAATTACCCAGCAGTTAGCAAAACTTCTTTTTACAAAAGAACCGTCTAAAAACCCCGTAAAAAGAGCCATCCAAAAGCTTAAAGAATGGGTTGTTGCAGTAAGTCTGGAGAAAAGATACACCAAAGAAGAAATAATCACTCTTTACTTTAATAAATTTGACTTCACTTACAATGCCAATGGTATTGAAATGGCTTCAAAAATTTACTTCAACAAATCTGCAAAACAGCTAACATTACCCGAAGCTGCAGTTTTCGTATCAATGTTGGAGGCACCGATTGCAAATAATCCTTTGAGAAATCCGGATAGAGCAAAAAGAAGAAGAGACGTTGTACTTTCTCAAATGCTTGAAACAGGTTATGTTGACCAAGCAACCTATGACAAAGCAATCGCAACTCCAATCAATACAGATTATACTCCTATTAAAAACATCAACGATAATCATTCTGCTTACTTTAAGTTTTATTTAAAGAAAGAAATTGATAAATATCTTGAAGATTACGAGAAAGCAAAAGGTAAAAAACTGAATCTTTATAAAGACGGTTTGAAAATTTACGTGACGCTTGATTCTAAAATGCAGAAATACGCTGAAGAATCAATTAAAGAACACTTAACTGACCTTCAGAAAAGATTCGATGCTGAGCAGAGAGGAAGAAAAAACAGACCATTCTATTACTTAAATGACAAACAGGCGAATGCAGTAATGATGCAGGCCGTAAAAAGAACCGGACGTTATAAGCAACTTGCAAGAGCTGGTATATCGGAAGATTCTATTATGTTGGAATTTCAAAAACCGATAAAAACTTCAAGATTCACTTGGGCTGGAGAGGAAGAAGTTGAAATGTCACCTTGGGACTCTATCAGATATCATAAGCAAATTGCACAGGCAGGTTTGATGTCAATGGTTCCGGGAACGGGCGAAATCAAAGCATGGGTAGGTGGTATCGATTGGGAACATTTTCAATATGATCACATCAAACAAGGAAAAAGACAGGTAGGATCTACATTTAAGCCTTTCGTTTACGCTACGGCAATTATGAAATTAGGCTTAACACCTTGTTCTACAATTTCAAATGCTCCATACAGTCACAATGGCTGGAACGTTGGTGGAGGTCGAGGTGGAATGATTACTTTAAAAGATGCATTAGCCCACTCTCAAAACCCCGTGGCAGCACGTTTGATTGAAATGACGGGTGCCGATGCCGTAATTCAAACCGCAAGAGATTTAGGTGTTACAGAAGAAATCCCAAGAAACAATACAATTGCGTTAGGTTCTTCCGATATTACCATTTACGAAATGTTAGGAGCTTATAGTACTTTCGCCAATTACGGAAACTACAATAAGCCAGAGATGATCTGGAGAATTGAAGATGCCAACAATAGAGTGATAAAAGAAATTAATTCTGAGCCAAAAGAAGTAATGAATCCTAACTACGCATACACCATGATTGAATTGATGAAAGGTGTTGCTCAATATGGAACTGCCTCTGGGGAGCTTAGCAGACGAGGAATTTCTAAAGATGTGGAAATAGCAGGTAAAACTGGTACTACACAAAACAACTCTGATGGTTGGTTTATGGGAATTACTCCAAAACTGGCAACAGGAGCTTGGGTAGGCTGGGAAGACAGAGCAACCCATTTCTGGGGGACCGGTGAAGGTCAGGGTGCAAAAATGGCATTACCAATCTGGGCGATTTTCATGAAAAAGGTCTGGGCAGACAAATCGCTTAAGATTTCTCAGGAAGATAAATTTGTAAAGCCTGGTGAATGGAAAGATGGATGTAGCAATCTTCAGGGACTGAGCGGTGGTTATGGTGATGATGGCGGATTGCAAACCATTGATCAAATTAAAAATCCAAAACAGGCAGATCCTACACCGAAAAACAATTCGGGTAAAAAAGAGGACAATGTCAATGAAAATCTCAATACCGGAGAAGATATCGATTTTAATAAATAA
- a CDS encoding regulatory iron-sulfur-containing complex subunit RicT — protein sequence MSCGCKTSGDSAHSCGTKSANGCESVNTCGNSYKLNVFDWLSNVQNPASNRFDFVEVRFKNDRKSFYKNVNNIPLHIGSVVTVESSPGHDVGVVSLSGELVKIQMKKKRFSTEDPLKIYRLANQKDIEVWQEARKKEETVKVDARKISHRLGLEMKITDVEYQGDASKVTFYYTADNRVDFRMLIKEFAGTFRTKIDMKQIGFRQEAAKIGGIGSCGRELCCSTWLTDFRSVNTNVARYQQLSINPQKLAGQCGKLKCCLNYELDSYLDALSHFPSSSTMLDTEKGRAFCIKIDVFKKKMWFAYVDSSMAWYDFDIDLVKKLIAQNKKGERILPLEELKVPDIALPSVDLIQENSVDRFEKKNRGGFNKNRNPNQNQNPNQSRPNNNQGPRKDRPERTDRNDRPQKTDRPSNERPANSDRPKNTNPNAKSNPNQNTNQRPSKQQQPQQPKVQLVKADASVNTEQKPQQPPKKKFKKKFPPKKDNNA from the coding sequence ATGAGTTGTGGATGCAAAACATCCGGCGATTCTGCACATTCTTGCGGAACGAAATCCGCGAATGGCTGTGAAAGTGTAAATACCTGTGGTAATAGTTATAAATTAAATGTTTTCGATTGGTTATCTAACGTACAAAATCCGGCATCTAACCGATTTGATTTTGTGGAAGTTAGGTTTAAAAATGACAGAAAATCGTTTTATAAAAATGTAAATAATATCCCTTTACATATAGGTAGCGTAGTAACAGTAGAATCTAGCCCCGGACACGATGTAGGAGTGGTAAGTCTCTCAGGAGAATTGGTAAAAATTCAGATGAAAAAGAAAAGATTTTCAACTGAAGACCCTCTTAAAATATACAGACTGGCTAACCAAAAAGACATCGAAGTCTGGCAGGAGGCGAGAAAAAAAGAAGAAACCGTAAAGGTCGACGCAAGAAAAATATCTCACAGATTAGGTCTTGAAATGAAGATCACTGACGTGGAATATCAGGGTGATGCCTCAAAAGTCACATTTTATTACACAGCAGATAACCGTGTAGATTTTAGAATGTTGATTAAAGAGTTTGCAGGTACTTTCAGAACCAAAATCGATATGAAACAGATAGGTTTCAGACAGGAAGCCGCAAAAATCGGTGGAATTGGTTCATGTGGAAGAGAATTATGTTGTTCTACTTGGTTAACAGATTTCAGATCGGTAAATACCAATGTAGCAAGATATCAGCAATTAAGCATCAATCCTCAGAAATTAGCAGGACAATGCGGAAAACTGAAATGTTGCTTGAATTATGAATTAGATAGTTATCTGGATGCATTAAGTCATTTCCCATCTTCATCTACAATGTTGGATACGGAAAAAGGAAGAGCTTTTTGTATAAAAATTGACGTTTTCAAAAAGAAAATGTGGTTTGCTTACGTTGATAGCTCAATGGCTTGGTACGATTTCGATATCGATTTAGTGAAAAAACTGATTGCTCAAAATAAAAAAGGCGAAAGAATTCTTCCGCTTGAAGAATTGAAAGTTCCGGATATTGCTTTACCAAGTGTAGATCTTATTCAGGAGAATAGTGTTGACAGATTTGAAAAGAAAAACAGAGGAGGTTTCAATAAAAACAGAAATCCTAATCAGAATCAAAACCCAAATCAGAGCAGACCGAATAACAATCAGGGACCAAGAAAAGACCGCCCGGAAAGGACTGACAGAAATGACAGACCCCAAAAAACGGATCGTCCTTCCAATGAGAGACCAGCAAATTCTGACAGACCAAAGAATACAAACCCGAATGCGAAATCTAACCCGAACCAAAATACTAACCAAAGACCGTCAAAGCAACAACAACCGCAGCAGCCAAAGGTTCAGTTAGTAAAAGCAGATGCGAGTGTAAATACTGAGCAGAAACCACAACAACCTCCAAAAAAGAAATTTAAAAAGAAATTTCCGCCCAAAAAAGATAACAATGCATAG